In Deinococcus maricopensis DSM 21211, the sequence CACCCGCCCGCACGCCGCGCCACGCGCGGTACGCTGAGCGGCATGGCCGCGCCCTCCGCCCCCCTCGCCCGCACCGCCTCCTGGCCCACCGCCGCCCGCTCCGCGCTGCTGCTGGTGGGCCTGCTGCTGTTCGGCGCGTCCGTGCGCCTCATGCTCGACGCGCGCGTCGGCGTCGGCCCATGGGACGCCCTGAACGCCGGCCTGGTGCAGCACGTGCCCATCACCTTCGGGCAGGGCAGCATCCTGATCGGCGCGGTCCTCGTGGCGCTTGCGTACGCGTGGCTGCGGGTCCGCCCGGGCCTCGGCACCGTCCTGAACATGGTGCTGATTGGCGTGTTCATCGACCTGCTCGCGCCGTTCTCCCCGCACCCGACCGCGCTGCCCGTGCAGTGGGCGCAGTTTGCGTTCGGGGTGCTGCTGATGGGCTTCGCCACCGGCACGTACATCGCCTCGCGCTTCGGCGCCGGTCCGCGCGACGGCCTCGTCCTTGGCCTCGGTGAACGCTACGCGTGGCCGGTTGCGCGCGTCCGCACCGGCGTGGAACTCCTCGTCGTCGCTGTTGCCGTGGTCCTCGGCGGGCCCGTCGGGTGGGGCACGCTGGCGTTCGCGCTCAGCATCGGCCCTAGCATGGCCCTCGGCCTGCGCCTCTACGGCCTGGAACGCCGCAAGTAACCGCAAGCCTGGTGCAGCGTCCGCTCACCGAATTCCCGGCCCGCGTGCCGTAGGGTAGCGGCATGATGCACCTCACCGAAGGCGGCACCCTGTACGACCGCATCGGCCCGGAGCGGCTGCATGACCTGCTCACGCGCTTCTACGCGCACGTCCGCGCCACGCCCGACCTCGCGGCCATCTTCCCGGGCGACTGGGACACCACCCTCGAAAAGCAGGAGGCGTTCATGACCGGCTTCACCGGCGGCCCGCCCCTGTACCACGAACGCTACGGGCACCCGCGCCTCCGCGCCCGCCACCTCCCGTTCCCGGTGACGCCCTCCCGCGCGCGCCTGTGGCTCGCCTGCATGCGCCGCGCCCTCGACGACACGCTCGGCATCGACCGCGACACCGCCGCCGAGCTGTACGCGGCCCTCACACGCGTCGCCACGCACATGGTCAACACCCCCGAGCCCACCCCCGAGGAGGTCCCCGCATGACCACCACGCCTGCCGCGCCCGCCACCAACCGGCCCGCCACGGACCTTCCCACCGGCGCCGGCCCCGTCACGGTCCGCCGCTACTGGGTGGAAGTCCAGGGTGCGCGCCACACGCCTGAGCGGCTGCTGGAGTACATGCTCACGCACCTCGACCGCGTGAGCCCCAACCTGCTCGCCCGCTTCACGCACGAACAGGGCCGCATGCGCGCTCCGCAGCTCGGCGACACGTACCACATCCAGATGTTGCTCCTGCGCCCCGCGTACGTCCGCCTGGAAGCGCGCTCCGACCTGACCGTGCGCCTGCGCACCCTGCGCCCCCACCCGGAAAGCGGCTGGATCGAGTACCGCGTGCACCCCCAGGGTCCAGGGCATTACCGTATCGAGATCGAGTCGCGCGTGCGCTCCAGCAACGCCCTCGACCGCGCCGCGTACCTGCTCGGCGTGAGCTTCGCGCAGCGCCTCACGTGGGAAATCACCATGCGGCGGGTCGCGCGCGCCAGCGGCGGTCACGTCATCCGCAACGGCCAGTCCACCGAGGAGCACGCCTGGCCGCTCGACCCGAGCTTCCCCCGCGGCACCCTCCGGTAACAGGGGCGGTGAGGCCCCCTCGGCCTCGCCGCTCTCAGGTGAGCGGGTAGCGGCGGACCTCGATGAGCGCGCCCTGATGCTCGCGCGTCAGCGCCACCTCCCGCACCCGCCAGCCCATCAGGGGGGGGTCCAGCAGCGCCACCTGCGCCCACAGCGGGTTCTCCGCCCACGAGCACACGCCGAGCGCCATCGTCAGGTGCGGAATGAACCCGCTGCCGTCGCGCGTGCCGCCCGGCAGGGCCTCCACCGCCAGCGCCCGCTCGTGCAGGTCCAGCAGCTCCGGCGTGCGCTGCATCTCCAGGAAGAACACGTGCGGGAAACGCCGCCACCCCTTCACGCGCACGTCGAACGGGCGCACGCCGTCCAGGGCCCGCCGGAAGCGCGCGGCGAGGTCCGACTCGTCCCCGTCCCACTGAAAGGGTGTGCGGACGTTCAGGTGCGGCGGCCCGTACCCCGCGACGCCCAGCGCCGCCTGATGCCGCGTCAGCCAGCCGTCCAGTTCGTCCGGCGGCCACACCACCAGGCTGTACAGCGACACGCCGTCACCCGATCCGGTAGCGGCAGCTCGGTGCCGCGCACGCGATGCGCGTCTCGCGCGTGACCGGCACGCCCAGCAGCTCGCGGTACAGGTCCAGTTCGGCCGCGCACAGCTCTCCGTAGCGCCGCGCGACCGTCAGGTTCGGGCAGTTCCCCTCAATCAGGTACCAGTGCCCGTTCTCGAAGGTAGCCCGAGCCGCGTACCCCGCGTCGCACAGCAGCTGCGCGAGCCGCGTGAGCTTCTCGGGCAGATCGCCTTGCAGCAGCGGCGCCCACTCGCGCGCGAGCTGCGCGCGGCGCGCGTCCATGACCTGCAGCACCGCCCCCTCCCCGAACAGGGCCTGCACGTGCTCCAGCACGTCCACGCACAGCGACGCGTAGCGCTTCGGGAACGACGCCTCGCCGCGCTCCGTCAGGCGGTACACGTTCTGCGGACGCCCACGCCCGAACGGCTTCTCGGTGCTGGGCTCCACGAGGCCCGCCTCGGTGAGGTCCGCGAGGTGCCGGCGCGCTGCCGGCACGCTGACGCCCAGCTCATCCGCGAGGGCCTGCACGGTATGGCAGCGCTGCTGCTTGAGCAGCTCCAGCAGCCGCGTCTTGGTGCGTTCCGGCGCGGCGGGCGCCGGGGCAGAGGGAACAGCGCTCATGGGTGACTCCTCAGACCATCGGCAGGACGTCGAGCGCCTGCACGCTCACCCGGCCCGCCAGGGTACGCGCCACCGAACGCAGCGCCACGCTCGCCGCGCTCTGCGGGTGCGCGAGCACGCTCGGCACGCCGCCGTCCGCGTCCTGCCGCACTTCCGTGTCGAGCGGCACCTCGCCGAGGACCGTCAGGCCACCCAGTTTGCGCGCCCCACCCCGCCCGAAGATGTCGTACGTGATCCCGGTGTCCGGCGCGACGAAGTAGCTCATGTTCTCGACGACGCCCAGAATCGGCACGCTCGCCTTGCGGAACATGTCCACGGCGCGCGCCGCGTCGATGAGCGCCACGTCCTGCGGCGTCGTAACGATCACGGCGCCCGTCACGTTCACGCTCTGCGTGATGGACAGCTGCACGTCGCCGGTGCCGGGCGGCAGGTCCACGATCAGGTAATCCAGTTCGCCCCACGCGGCGTCCTTCAGGAACTGCTGCACGGCGGAGTGCAGCATCGGCCCGCGCCACACCAGCGCCTGCCCGGCGGGGGAGAGGTTCCCCATGCTGATGAACTTCACGCCGTGCCGCTCCAGCGGACGCATCTTGCGGTCCTCGGTGGCGGTGACCTTCTCGCCGCTCGCGCCCATCATGTGCGCGATGCTTGGCCCGTACACGTCCGCGTCCATCAGGCCCACGCGCGCGCCGTCCGCCGCGAGTGACGCCGCGATGTTCGCCGCGACGCTGCTCTTGCCCACGCCGCCCTTGCCGCTGCCGACCAGCAGCACGTGCTTCACGCCCGGCAGGGCCGGCTGCGCCGGCGGCGCGACGCGCGCACTGAACTCCACGCGCACGTCCCGCGCGCCAGCGGCCTCCACGGCGCGGCGCACGTCCGCTTCGATGGTGCCGCGCAGGGGGCAGGCGGGCGTCGTGAGTTCCACGTGGACGTCCACGCGGTCCCCGTCCACGCGCACGCCCTTCACCATGCCCAGCGACACGAGGTCACGGTGGAGTTCCGGGTCGTTCACCGTGCGAAGGGCCGCGAGCACGTCGTCTTGATGCATGACCGGAGTTTTAGCGCATGACCCGCCCCGCAGCAAGGCACGCTCTCACAAATGCTCATGCGCGCGCGGCTCCCAGGCGGGCCGCGCCGTATACTTGCCGCACATGCCCACCGCCCCTGGACCCCGCTCCCACCGGAGTGCCGCATGAAAATGGCCGGGCCGTACGTCCTCACGCACACGCTTATGACCGGCCAGGTGCGCGTTTCCCGCGCCGTGGACCGTCTGACCGGCATGCCCGCCCTGCTGTACCAGCCGCGCACGCCGTTCACGCCGACGCTCCCGGACCACCCGAACCTCCTGCCGTACACCGCCGCCGGAGACGACTACCTCGTCGCGGACCTCGCGCCGCACGCGGAGCACGCGACCGACGCGACCCTCGCGGCAGACGGGGCGCTGCGGGCCCTCGCGGCGCTGCACGAGCACGGGCTCGTGCACGGCGGCGTCCACGAGATGAACCTGTGGGAGCTGGACGGCGAGGCCCTGCTGGCCGGCGCGGGCCTTGCGTGGGGGCCGCTCGGCGAGGACCGCGACGCGCCAGAAGGCGGCAAGAGCGCGTTCGCGGACCTGTACGCGCTCGGGCGGGCCCTTCAGCGCCTCGGGAACATGCCGCCGACGCTTACGCCGCTCCTCGACCCGGACCCGTACCGCCGCCCCGCCGCCGCAGCGGCCCTGCTGCTGCTGCACGCTCCAGAACCGGAACCGGCCGCGCTCACCCCCGCCGAAGCCACGCTCCGCGCGGAGGCGCCCGCGCCCGCCTCGGGGGGGCCGGTGGTGCCCGCCACGCCGTTGGTGACACTGGACCCCCCGCCCATCATCGTGATCGAGGCGGAACCGGCTCCGGGGTCTGCCGAGGTCATCACTGCTGAGCTCCCGCGCAGCGTGCCGGACCTTGTGGAGGCCCCGGAGCCCACGCCACTGCCTGAACTGGCATACGAGGACTTCGAGGAGAGCGTCACGGTCGTTCCCGCCGCCAGCACCCCGATGGCACCCTCCCGGCCTGCCGACGATGACCCTGACCCGGAACGCCCCGCCGACCGCGCGCCCGACGACGCGGCCCGTGCGCGCCACGCGCCCATCCGCATCGGCTGGGAGGAGGACCACTCCTGGCGCGTCGTGAAAAGCCCCACGGACCCCGCCACGCCCGCGCGGTCGCGCCCCCCGCTGGTGTGGC encodes:
- a CDS encoding YczE/YyaS/YitT family protein codes for the protein MAAPSAPLARTASWPTAARSALLLVGLLLFGASVRLMLDARVGVGPWDALNAGLVQHVPITFGQGSILIGAVLVALAYAWLRVRPGLGTVLNMVLIGVFIDLLAPFSPHPTALPVQWAQFAFGVLLMGFATGTYIASRFGAGPRDGLVLGLGERYAWPVARVRTGVELLVVAVAVVLGGPVGWGTLAFALSIGPSMALGLRLYGLERRK
- a CDS encoding globin, translating into MMHLTEGGTLYDRIGPERLHDLLTRFYAHVRATPDLAAIFPGDWDTTLEKQEAFMTGFTGGPPLYHERYGHPRLRARHLPFPVTPSRARLWLACMRRALDDTLGIDRDTAAELYAALTRVATHMVNTPEPTPEEVPA
- a CDS encoding 2'-5' RNA ligase family protein, translated to MSLYSLVVWPPDELDGWLTRHQAALGVAGYGPPHLNVRTPFQWDGDESDLAARFRRALDGVRPFDVRVKGWRRFPHVFFLEMQRTPELLDLHERALAVEALPGGTRDGSGFIPHLTMALGVCSWAENPLWAQVALLDPPLMGWRVREVALTREHQGALIEVRRYPLT
- a CDS encoding helix-turn-helix transcriptional regulator, which produces MSAVPSAPAPAAPERTKTRLLELLKQQRCHTVQALADELGVSVPAARRHLADLTEAGLVEPSTEKPFGRGRPQNVYRLTERGEASFPKRYASLCVDVLEHVQALFGEGAVLQVMDARRAQLAREWAPLLQGDLPEKLTRLAQLLCDAGYAARATFENGHWYLIEGNCPNLTVARRYGELCAAELDLYRELLGVPVTRETRIACAAPSCRYRIG
- a CDS encoding Mrp/NBP35 family ATP-binding protein is translated as MHQDDVLAALRTVNDPELHRDLVSLGMVKGVRVDGDRVDVHVELTTPACPLRGTIEADVRRAVEAAGARDVRVEFSARVAPPAQPALPGVKHVLLVGSGKGGVGKSSVAANIAASLAADGARVGLMDADVYGPSIAHMMGASGEKVTATEDRKMRPLERHGVKFISMGNLSPAGQALVWRGPMLHSAVQQFLKDAAWGELDYLIVDLPPGTGDVQLSITQSVNVTGAVIVTTPQDVALIDAARAVDMFRKASVPILGVVENMSYFVAPDTGITYDIFGRGGARKLGGLTVLGEVPLDTEVRQDADGGVPSVLAHPQSAASVALRSVARTLAGRVSVQALDVLPMV